The nucleotide window GGGCAACAGGTTCATTACCGGCGCCTTTTCGAATACCGTCGCGAATGATTGATCCGTATAGATCGGCACCGATCAATAGTTCGATTGGGTCTGAACTCATGGGGTCCTTGTCGGCTAAATTGAGTCCCGAAAGGTGTGTATAGTGACACGGCGAATTGACTCGATTCGGTTTATACTGCGTCAACGATGGGAGCACGAGCGCAGTAGTGGGGAAGGCAGGAGCGCTGCTGGAGTGGGGAGTGATTGTTAGTGAGACAGCGTGACGACAATAGGTATGGGCGTTTCCGATGCCCTGTATGCGAATCGATCTTCGTAATTTCGATAAGCGTAACAGCTGGACAAGGTTTTCTGAAATAACTGATATGGCCGAGCCCTGATCCAGGAGCGCTCGAGCCTGCACAAAATTGCCCGATTTCGAGTAGACTCGTACATACGCGGTGGCAAGAATGACGGTCGTGGGTCGGGCTATCGCGCTTGTCAAGCAGTGAGACGGTGTTTCTGCCTCGATTGGCTGTTCGACAGGATTGTCGGTCGCTGTCAATAGAGAGACCGAGGGCGGCGCGGGTGCGTCGCTGGTTTGGAAGTGCAGCATCGTATGATGCCTTTTGTGACATTGCTTGCAAGCGCGCGTGCTTTTACAGTCTTTCACCGCGTGACTCGCGCTAAAACAATTAATGCACCGGTTGGTTGCTCGAACGAGCTTGTATCGCTCCGATGGAGTTTGATTACGAAATTGATCGCATTGGTACAACAAATGATTGGACCGACATGCCGGACATGTCGTGTTACTTGGCGTGACGGTGTGCGAGGTAGTCGACTTCGAATTTAGGCGGTTAACGGATGGTCGCGACACCTGTTTGTTTACATCAACAGCACCGGGCTTCGAATCGTCGAGCGCGTTAATTTGTTGACCGAGAAACTGGTCTAGCTTGGCATACGACGGGCACTCACGACTCTCGCCGAGCGTGAGTCTCCATTCTTTTCGCAACGATTCGGACAATTTAGTGGTGACGCAAAATACAAAGATGTCGTCCCAGTGTTCGACTGGACGACCGAGGTTTCGAAGAGACTCGATTGCTATGTTCGCGGTGTCTCGAAGGCGGCCAAGATTTATGAAATTGTCTACTGTGACTTTTGGTAGATCAAACAGGGTTTGAAGGTGCACTGAAACGAGGCGACTTTTGTGTTCGCATCGTTTCACGAGTATCTCCCACGCGACGCGGAAGTTTTTCTCAGTAATTGCGAGACGGCTGATCGCGTTGCTTGCATCGCCTTTGAGACAGGTTATTAAATACTGCATTCGATCTACGTCGCTAAGAGTACTGTCGTTAAACACCATCGATTTGAAATTATCGCGAAATTGTTCCCATTGGGATAAACGTCCGTCGAACGTAGGCAACTGCAATTTCGGAAGGCGCGACACCGGTCGGTAAGGAAGATCGGCAACCGATTTACTGGAGGCAGATGACTCACCGGTGGTGGATCCGAGTACCTCTGCCATGAAATCTGCAGCTTCGTTGAAGGCGTCTTCACCAACGCAGAACTGGTCCTGCGTGAAATACGGATGAGCTGCTTTGGTGGACTCGCTTGCATAAGCGACAATGGCTCCGTCCAATTCCTGGGACTTGGCGAAGTTCTCCTTCAGGTTTGCGAGCCGCTGGCGTGTTACCGATGCGGTCATTTTGGCTTGACCGAGCTTCTTAAAATTTCGAAGAGCTCGTTGGATTGAACTGATGAGTTGCATCTGTTGCGAAATTAATGCGTCGATGGTATCCATTGCGTATCGAACGACTGCGTGTTCTGATGACGTAACAGAAAATGGCGTGCTCTTTTCCGGCGGAGATTCCACGTGCGACGTGGTGTGGTCTGGTCTTTCCAAGGGCTCGAACTGAATCTTCACGACGTGGACGGATTCTCCTCAactatccggctcgaaggaccacaaTCGGACAGCGCCACAACCCGTCTCCGGGTGGTGTTTAATGCGTCATGTCGCACGTCTCCGGGTGGTGTTTAATGCGTCATGTCGCACGTCGACGGGTATATCGCTAAACGATTTATTGTTAATAGGACCGAAGCTGCAAACTGACTTAACGTCAGTCATCTCATTATGGCGGCAAAGTCAATTCGTCTTCACAGCCGACATCGAAAAGATGTATCGGCAAATATTGATTGACCCACGAGATCGCGATTATCAACGCATTTTGTGGCGTACCAATTCGTCTAATCAAGTACAAGAATACCGCCTTAGTACTGTCACCTATGGCACCGCGTCAGCCCCATTCCAAGCCCAACGGGTCCTCCAACAGCTGGTTGAGGACGAAGGCTCTTCGTTCCCTCTAGCCGTCCCCGTCCTACGACACCAAATTTACGTCGATGACTGCATTTTTGGTGCCGACAATATTCAACTGGCCCGGCAAACGCGTGATCAGCTCATCACTCTCTTACAAAAGGGAGGGTTTCGTCTACGCAAGTGGGCAAGCAATCGGTCGACTCTCCTTGCAGACTTGGATCCGTCCGACCATGGACTCGCGTGCGCCAAAGAACTCCGGAGcgacgaatatttaaaaatattgggtaTTACGTGGTGCCCGGAAAGTGACCAATTCAAGTTTCGACTTTCCATTCCAAGCCACTCCAAATCCACAAAACGTGGGCTCTTGTCGCTCATAGCAAAACTGTTCGACCCGCTAGGGTGGGCAGTACCAGTAGTCATTACCGCCAAAATCCTCATTCAACAGCTTTGGAAGTTGAAATGCGATTGGGACGATCCCCTTCCAGTCGAATTTCAAACTCAGTGGGAACGATATCGCTCCCTCCTCCACCACTTAGAGTCAGCTCACATTCCGCGATGGACTGGACAAACAGCCGATACAGTTGACGTCCAGCTTCATGGCTTCTCCGACGCGTCCTCGGTCGCTTATGCTGCGGTAGTATACCTTCGCGTCGTTTCCTCCGACGGCAGTATCACCGTCTCCCTGTTGATGGCGAAGTCAAAGGTAGCTCCTGTGAAAACAATCAGCATTCCTCGCCTCGAGTTAACAGCCGCCCACCTGCTTGCACGATTACTGGATTGCATTCAGCAAGCCCAACACAAGCGTAGCCTACCATGCGTTTGCTGGACAGACTCGACCATCACGCGAGCGTGGCTCAGCAAACAGCCGGCGACGTGGAAAACATTCGTTGCAAATCGCGTGTCAGAAATCCACTCACTGGTTCCAACTGGCCAATGGCTCCATGTCCCGTCAGAGGACAACCCTGCTGACTGCGCCTCACGTGGCGTCTCAGCGCCAGAGTTGGTTTCCCATCCTTTATGGTGGAACGGTCCGCTGTGGCTGCGACTTGTTCCTGAATTTTGGCCATCTCAACCTGCAATAGCAGAGACACACATTCTTGAAGAGAAGAGGACTCCAGTTCCAATTCTTGCATCAACCACGGTCGAGCCATGGGACCTCCAGACTCGATACTCATCGTGGACCAAACTCCTTCGGGTGACCGCATATGTCATCCGGTTCGTTGAGGCAATTCGCCATAAACCTCTCACCTCATCGCTCACGGGAAATTGCCCGAAGAGTCCAAGCGCAGACCACTCGTTGCATCCAGACGAGATTCAAATCGCCAAGTACTATTGGTACAAGACCATTCAAAGGGCATGCTTTCCCGACGAGTGGACCAAACTCGTCGCGAAAACGCCAGTACCGAGCTCCAGCCCGCTGTCAAAATTAAACCCTTACCTCGACTCAAGCGAGTTGATCCGAATAAAGGGCAGGTTGCAACACTCCAACCTTCCAGAACCAAGGAAACACCCTatagtcctccgttctcaccaACTCCTAAACCTCTTCATCTCGCACCATCACCTGAAGACCATGCATGGGGGACCTTCACTCACACTCGCCTCTCTCAGAGAAGAGTTGTGGATCCTGAGAGCCCGAACGACAGTACGGTCGATCTTGTATCGGTGCGTCCCATGCACACGCGAAGCAGCTAAGGTTCCGACAGAACTCATGGGGGACTTGCCGAGCATGCGAGTCAACCCTCAGTCGCGAGCGTTCACCCACACCGGCGTCGATTGTGCCGGACCCATACTTGTGAGACTATCGTCTGGCCGCGGTCAcaaaacgcataaagcgtacATCTCCATATTTATCTGCATGACCACGAAAGCGGTCCACCTAGAACTAGTCTCAGACTACAGCTCACAAGCGTTTATAAGCGCCTTCCACCGTTTCATCGCGCGTCGAGGTTTACCTCATAGCATGTATTCCGATAATGGAACCACATTCCAAGGCGCAGATCGCGAATTGACCAGAGCACATCGCGATGCCATCCGAAAATCAAACTTCCAAAAACGCCCCATTTCGGTGGCTTGTGGGAGGCCGCAGTGCGCAGCACTAAACACCACCTAAAAAGGTGTATCGGCGCGCATACTCTCACGTCCGAGGAAATGGCCACGCTGCTCTGTCGGATCGAGGCATGCTTGAACTCGCGACCATTAGGTGCATCTCCGATGTCCTTGACGATTACGGAGTGTTAACACCTGGACACTTCTTAATCGGAGCTCCTATCATCAGCCATCCTGAACCGAGCGTACTCGATTTACGAGAAAACAGACTGTCGCGTTGGCAACTTGTACAGCGTCTGTCCGAAGGATTTTGGAAATCCTGGTCGCGCGATTACTTGCATACGCTGCAACAACGCCCGAAATGGCGCGTCGTGCAACAGTTGGCCAAGCGAGGTCAAATTGTATTACTGCGTAATCCTAACGCGCCTCCGGCCCACTGGGCCCTCGGTCGGATCAGTGAATGTCATCCGGGCAAGGACGGACTCACCCGAGTCGTAACTATCAAAACTCAGATGTCCGAATTCAAAAGACCACTTGAGAAACTGTGTTTTCTCCCAATCGAGATTAACACGGAGTCGCAAGCGGTCATGGCGGGCGGAACGCCCACTTGCCCGGACGACTCCCCTTCCGGTGCgtcttaatattaaaattgtatattcGTTTTTTTCGATTGTTTGTCCTGTAACCCACTTCACCGCGTATTCGATCAACGTCTAGTCCGACACGATGCGTTCAACGACAGCGCCTGCATCCTTGTCGAATGTACTCAttcgaggcgggcggtatgttcgaTGCCTTCGGAAACAAAGCCGCGAGATTCCAGCGACCGGCTCAGCGAAAATGAGTACCGCCGTGTACGCTGTTTCGGTATAGCACGTACACAGAATATTCGAGAACAAACAACCGTCCAGGACACTTTTTCTGATCGTCCCCACCACGAGCATCGACTCTCGATGTTCCGCTCGACGTCGATCGCTCTCTTGCCTTCCGGACGTGCTACAGAAAGCAACCTCTTGTATCAGTGCGAACAAACAGTGATCTTGTCGGCTTTCCATTCGTTTTGCGTAACGTTGTTAACATAAATCGTGCCCGCGATTCATATAGTCGTTCCGCGAGTGTCTTGGACTCATATCAGGCCTCGCGAGAAACCAATAAACCAAACGTGGTGAAACAATCATAGTGAACTTTTCTTCACCACACGTGGCATCCATCTCGCAGTCTCCTCGTCCGAATGCAACCAGTCTCCATCCGAAACATTGTTTCCACAATGTTTCGGGAAGAAGACGAAATTGCAAGATAAATTAGGGTATAGATTCCTACATAGGAAAGATTTTCACTTTCTGTTTGAATAATAAACAATCATGAATAAAAGATGCATAAAAACTCATAATATTCATTACTACTTGCGCAATTCGTCCATCATCCTTTCACCAACTCTCCTTGCGGCGtagcaaaattaatttaattaattcagaaTTGTTACTTTTAACCATAGCTtaacaaatataaatgttacgcgttcctccttatagattaaataaaatttgattcgtttgtcatcaatatttaagttttttaaaataaatgtagatattagggatgtgcgggccgcccgAATCGTCAGGTAGATCGGGTCGAGGGAAGTCGAGCGCGCTCGATTCGGCttatgtgttgaccgttttcgatgacatttcgggtattcggatagtgttttttcattttcttagttttaaaaatcttaagcttaataaatatggattcgaaaaaatcgtttgtcccgctgtttccaaaaccattgtttaaacatgtttaaacaatcatactgtattaatattggatatcactgtatttgaaaaagtctacagaatcttttatatggcgggggtagcgagcgcacggtaaccCCAAGGAATCTGGTCAGACCGATTTGAtctttaatgtctttatggttattacggctattaactcctaagggtacggctggtggcacattgcagttcggccatggcacaacaaaagcccaaacttcgtttttcaggagcttttgctcgaaaaagtatattaacggtttcggtgttatttcagccacttggcatagtaccgttaccggtattgttcggtatgtatatatattttaccgagattaagtccctgatttcacacagtgaattaaagtttcaaagcgaaatgttcagctctgtacgaagcattaacgacattagattcgagactaaaagacttgaatttttggagatgttatgacatttcgacgaacattgcgccggacggcgcacacggttttcgccgacatttcaccgactccagatttgaccggcaacaaatttgatcgaattgattcaatcgattgatgaagttaatcgccatacggtctatccatctgtcaccaactcctcaaatcactcgccgatgtcgagccgttctcgagccgcccgatgtgtaacggatagacttgggatctgtatgcatttatagcaaaattgagcagatgaaattggtagttgttggaaaatttttaaaattgaaaatgtcaatatatgatttctcctttattaaaatcattaaggaaagggatgacattcttttgagtttttatttcttgtaatcaacgctgacgttttttattttgcataaagacccgctgtctatccgtaacacatcgggcgggtggcccgaacgtggtcgacctcgtcgggcgcgttcggacagaagcggacaataataactcgctctcttttgtggcagctaatttcctacatttgccacaagatggacagatagtcaaagaaagacctttctcgctgctacctgatccgtcaccgatctctatatatacagtcttaaaccaccttccgatatcgcagcgtctcgggcagggcccgccttactgatgagtcctctagcggttcaggactggtcggtcagagctgtgacacaccttttttggccattccgtcgcgatccaggcggcgacccttgcagcgacccgtgcagctattgggtcgctgcaagggtcgctgcacgggtcgccgcaagtttctgtgttaaagtcgaataactttcgatagaaaagagatagaacgatgatttttttttaaattaaagctctaactttgcagaatatgcggaaagtagggaaatgatggtacgaacgttttttaaccttgacaaaattcgttaaacctgcacaatttcaataaaacttttttgcaacatgctgtacatcatttcccgtacattcttccacgcttatttcaaatctggtctcagaatttgtctaccacctcaggattttccaaaaaatcgaattttttgtcaacgaaacatcatgaaatcatattttcgttgaaatccgattgagctacactttttttttggtggttttattaggaaaggattgggctattgcaaaattatttttttaacctcgaccatcaactgtatggagtcgaaaaatttaaactaattcgttttttacgtctttttcgatgagccgtcacacagtggtctggattggaaaatcgtgtgcctttctgcccaaaaacgaactttctcgtatcgatatctataaacattgcttcccaaatgttcacagacctcggaaatgaagaaaatagtacaatttaataaatataatagttgcaataaacatggaaaataggacattttaagaggaggatttttcacgagaaaaattgcttctctgtgatgcggtgccctgacgttcctatttaatattatctctcgctttttttttatattgaagagcagacttttgtgataaaaatcatatctttctaatatttattaacgtaaatactctatttatataataatgctcaataccgtaagaaaaatttgtgaagtcctttccatttaagatggtatatctttaaagtttagccgagtttagctttctaattaattggaatatttttagtacactttccttctaaataatcatgaaaaaattaattccgcccctctccgcccgctcaaattattattgtttaaagccattaaagttggtaatagaaggTTTGCGAGgaatattgttggtacaaattattatcagatgacttcacatagcgaaaaatgtaagattttagtgttaaatattgcatccgaggtaattctttagtattaaaatataatagaagtttttcaattctgtttcgttctgatatttcgctcacctctagtaaaataaagatataaggtagtaggctcgtttcgttttttaatcattataaattattataaaaaatatctttgacacgcttgtaatgcgtttttacctttacggtaattttttttgtgtatgttgattgcaacaagacttctcaaatttatattttacgtattacataaaacgttacacatgtgtgaaacataaatataaaaaatacatatttagaaagtaaaaatagtatgtacgattatattccaaaaatttttttttaaatcaaaaatatcaatgaaaatttataaaaaattattgtttaacaaatgcaaaaaatatttaattacctatagttaaaaatgactattttttaaatatttttagtgaaaatttcattgcagtatctctactggttcaaaagttataacaaaatggcacacgattttccaatccagaccactgtgcgtcagtgatttaaattttgaacaaaatatgtttatattctttggagtttccactgtaaaatgagcccttcaaaagaaatggagatataaaaattggcgtcacaaggagctggcaacggacgctgtatacgactaaataaccccatttacacctcgagaataatattagcaaccagtcttgaccaacgatgcctttttaagtgaaaggtaacaaccctggaacagacattttctgacgtaaggatcgacagcgtcggtcctgaaattacatatttcattcacgtagtgaaaaaacattttagatttgtctatgtccaacaagtgatccaatacactgcctcgtaagtacgagcgatagcggaacagcagtgggttaggatacgataccgttaccgcccactacatactacgcaattgtaggggatggcggcaagacgccaacacgcatggattcgaactggtgacattgtacttggtgtaagcctgagaagaaggttcccaggcaggattacggtgacgtgtctaggtgcgaatgcgcggacgattggatcagagtggaggaggcaggactcgtttcacatgcattttcggctgtattgaaatacttattacagcggtcacacatactacgcaccgtgcgccatcgaagtcaacacattgagactacgggcgcgcggctggggtcgggctaggcagacccaggcagacccaaccaggtagactcgatttctttcagtgccgttcccggggctgttctctacagggagatttatgacaggtcattactattgagctggaagtcgacacttcctcgaccaacacgttttgactgtaattttcaaatcactcgacgaagtcgagccactctcgggccgcttgatatgtcacgaatagactgcggatctttatgcatttatagcaaacttgagtagatgaaattgatagttgttggaaaattttttaaattgaagatgtcaatatatgatttctcctctattaaaatcattaagggaagagatgacattcaatttagtttctatttcctgtaatcgacgctgacattttttattttgcataaagatccgcagtctatccgtgacacactatcaggtggcccggtggcccgagagtggctcgacttcgtcgagcgcgttcagacgtcagacagaagcggacaagttcgtgcgaacgcagaattgaatctcgagtagcgcgaaaactcgctcgcccgaacttgtccgattctttccgatcccgcccgacgagatcgagagactcccgggcagctcgaaaccccttggcagcccgatgcactcggttagcttgaaacgcgctcgagccgaaaattataaatttcaacactctacacctaccgaaccttaaaagtaactggtaaatgtttctttgtatgaaagtgatgagattgattttatttagactttatgcagctctccttgtaatatgttataatgtattggctcgttcggaaagtcatttcgttttctcctttgctgaagaaacaattcaattcaatttgatttctatttcttgcaatcgatatagtaaatttttattttgcagaaagatccgcagtctatctgtgacacaccatcgggtggcctggtggcccgagagtggctcgacttcgtcgagcgcgttcagacgtcagacagaagcggacaagttcgtgcgaacgcagaatcgaatctcgagtagcgcgaaaactcgctcgcccgaacttgtccgattctttccgaacccgcccgacgagatcgagacactcccgggcagcccgatgcactcgggtagctggaaacgcgctcgagccgaaaattataaattaagtttcttttcccttctacgacacattttttttgcacgaagacgtttcaaccctctacacctaccgaaccttaaaagtaactggtaaatgtttctttgtatgaaaatgatgagattgattttatttagactttatgcagctctcctattgtatatgttaatgtattagctcgttcggaaagtcatttcgttttctcctttgctgaagaaataattcaattcaatttagtttctatttcctgtaatcgacgctgacattttttattttgcagaaagatccgcagtc belongs to Lasioglossum baleicum chromosome 17, iyLasBale1, whole genome shotgun sequence and includes:
- the LOC143217664 gene encoding uncharacterized protein LOC143217664 is translated as MVSIAYRTTACSDDVTENGVLFSGGDSTCDVVWSGPKLQTDLTSVISLWRQSQFVFTADIEKMYRQILIDPRDRDYQRILWRTNSSNQVQEYRLSTVTYGTASAPFQAQRVLQQLVEDEGSSFPLAVPVLRHQIYVDDCIFGADNIQLARQTRDQLITLLQKGGFRLRKWASNRSTLLADLDPSDHGLACAKELRSDEYLKILGITWCPESDQFKFRLSIPSHSKSTKRGLLSLIAKLFDPLGWAVPVVITAKILIQQLWKLKCDWDDPLPVEFQTQWERYRSLLHHLESAHIPRWTGQTADTVDVQLHGFSDASSVAYAAVVYLRVVSSDGSITVSLLMAKSKVAPVKTISIPRLELTAAHLLARLLDCIQQAQHKRSLPCVCWTDSTITRAWLSKQPATWKTFVANRVSEIHSLVPTGQWLHVPSEDNPADCASRGVSAPELVSHPLWWNGPLWLRLVPEFWPSQPAIAETHILEEKRTPVPILASTTVEPWDLQTRYSSWTKLLRVTAYVIRFVEAIRHKPLTSSLTGNCPKSPSADHSLHPDEIQIAKYYWYKTIQRACFPDEWTKLVAKTPVPSSSPLSKLNPYLDSSELIRIKGRLQHSNLPEPRKHPIVLRSHQLLNLFISHHHLKTMHGGPSLTLASLREELWILRARTTVRSILYRCVPCTREAAKVPTELMGDLPSMRVNPQSRAFTHTGVDCAGPILVRLSSGRGHKTHKAYISIFICMTTKAVHLELVSDYSSQAFISAFHRFIARRGLPHSMYSDNGTTFQGADRELTRAHRDAIRKSNFQKRPISVACGRPQCAALNTT